In the genome of Populus nigra chromosome 19, ddPopNigr1.1, whole genome shotgun sequence, the window AGATGATATCGGTAAAAAATCTTCATATTGATTGATGTAGAAATTATTAAGTATTTAAGtaagtaattttataaaaaaatatataataatattttaaaaaaataaattctgaaaaTATAGAAAGTAAAAGTGTTCAGAATATTAGAGattataaatttgaaacttGAAATGCTAGTgagatatttataatttatcagttttatttttttatgaaaataaaagattgaagagtaattttatctttataatatttcaagttatatacaacttaaaataatatatatttaatcaatagaaaataataatgaattgaatctaaaaacatttccaaaaaaatattaggttgGGCAAGCTGGGCTTATTTCACGTGTTCAAGTCAGTAAGGATGCTATAATATTGTGCAAATTATAGTTAGATAATATTAGGTTGCCAACAGTGcaattatgttattttcaaataacCCCATTGTATAAATCATGTGCGCCGCGCCTCCAATCATGGTAAAATCGAAATTTATGTTATATAGCAGCAAATGAAATTGCTGCCAATATCAATTATTCCAGCTACAGAACATTGAAGCCATTAAtaaaataagcaaaataaattatattaataacaatattcAAATTGTAATGTCCTCCTTAAACATAGCTATTGATtgacgataaaaaaaaaaaaaaactatatatatataggtaaaTGATTTAAGGCAGCtatgtttttatcattaatcaaatcaaattggcTGATTTTGAGCAACAACGACAACAACAATGTTCACgataaaatagattaaaactACAGCAAAAACAGATACAAATGAAATGtgcttttaaaatatgaatCTACCCCTGGTGACAGAAGCTCAGTTCCTCGATAAGAGCATTCAAATCAGAGTACGAGGAACCCCCTTCTTCAACTGCCTTCCTTGCCATCTTCCCAAATGCCTTTGCTTTGCTCCTCATTTCCTTTGCTTCTTCACCCTCCATGAGTCGACTCAATGCCTCTTCTAAAGCTTTACTCTTAATGCTATCCCCGCCCAATAAAGCTTGTTCTTGAACACCAATCCTGATACCTATCTTCAATATCTGTGTCACCAGCTTTTCATTGTAGAATTGCTCAGCAGACAGTGGACATGTGGCCATTGGAACCCCAGCGGCAATGCCTTCAACTGTTGAATTCCATCCACAATGAGTCACAAATCCTCCTATTGCTTCATGGTCAAGAATCAACACTTGGGGTGCCCACCCTCTTATAATTAGTCCCTTGTCTCCCATTCTTTCCTCAAATCCTTCAGGTAACCAATCTTCCTTATCTTCTTCactgtttttgtttcttctaacAACCCAGATAAATTGCTGGCCAGAAGCTTCAAGGCCTGTTGCAATCTCCTTTAGCTGAGAGGCAGAGAAGCTTGCCATACTTCCAAAGGAGATATAAACAACTGAATTGGGTTTCTTGAAGTCAAGCCACTTCAAACACTCATTTTCTTTAATAGAAGCTTCTCTTCCCCTCTCTGCTTTGTCATCTATGTTTCTGTTGCAAAGAGAAACTGGTCCTACATGCCATGCTTTTCTTCCAAAAGCTTTTCTGTAATGATCAGCATAAACCGGCTCAAGTTCGTAGAAACTGTTGACAACCACCCCGTAACTTTTCGAATCTCCCTCTTTAACCTTCTTGTACATCTTGTTGAAGTCGGATTCATCATCATGTGTTTCAGGATATGGCAGTTCATTTCTTGTCAACTTGATATCATCAGGAAGGTTAGGCATAAAAAAGGGTTCACAATCTGACGAAACTTTCTTGTGTGGCTCGTATAGTCTCAGACTTTCTCCaacacataaagaaaaaaagctagTTCCATGAAACACTAACCTTGGAATTCCAAATTTAGCTGCAGCATCAGTAGTCCAAGGAAAGAACATATCTGCAATAAGGCAGTCAGGATGGATTTCCTCTAGTAGCCTTTCAAGGGGTTCTTGGAGAATGGTGGTTGCCACGAAAAAGTTTTTGAGCATATCCCAACCCATACCCTGAGAAATAATCAAGTCTGCATTTTCACATCCTTCTGGTAATCCAGTCTCAACAGTGGAGAATTCGATGGTTcgtatattaatttcaaatccCAAATTTTTGGTTCTTTGGACTGTTTTGGAGAAGAGAGGCACATTTAGAGGGGTGGTGACTATGGTAGTCTTCAGGCCTCGGGAAGCAAATAGCTTGGCCATGTCCACCAGTGGTATCAT includes:
- the LOC133679492 gene encoding scopoletin glucosyltransferase-like — protein: MGSEVNELHALFFPFMAHGHMIPLVDMAKLFASRGLKTTIVTTPLNVPLFSKTVQRTKNLGFEINIRTIEFSTVETGLPEGCENADLIISQGMGWDMLKNFFVATTILQEPLERLLEEIHPDCLIADMFFPWTTDAAAKFGIPRLVFHGTSFFSLCVGESLRLYEPHKKVSSDCEPFFMPNLPDDIKLTRNELPYPETHDDESDFNKMYKKVKEGDSKSYGVVVNSFYELEPVYADHYRKAFGRKAWHVGPVSLCNRNIDDKAERGREASIKENECLKWLDFKKPNSVVYISFGSMASFSASQLKEIATGLEASGQQFIWVVRRNKNSEEDKEDWLPEGFEERMGDKGLIIRGWAPQVLILDHEAIGGFVTHCGWNSTVEGIAAGVPMATCPLSAEQFYNEKLVTQILKIGIRIGVQEQALLGGDSIKSKALEEALSRLMEGEEAKEMRSKAKAFGKMARKAVEEGGSSYSDLNALIEELSFCHQG